AATGTTAAGCTTCCAGAAGAAGATCGATAACCTTTCTGAATCAGATCGGCAAATAATACGCTTACTTATATTGATGAATAAAAAAGAGAGCCTAGGCTCTCTTTTTTGTGGCTGCAGTTTATAGCTGTAACTAAGTTCGATTTATGACAGCAAGCGGTTATTTGATCGCTTTACTCAGCTTTTCGCCAACTACTTCTAAACGCCAGCCTTGCATCACATCAGGCAGCTTCTCTGGGTTACGATCGTGCTTCCACACCCAGCTTAACACTTGGTTAAGTTGCTTTTTAGATGCCAAAAATTCTGTAGCCAAACCACTGTGTTGTGATGCGGTTTTCACTTCATCCTTCAACACTTTGAAGATTTGTTTGTAACCTGGGTAATCCATTAGACGTTCTACTGGTGCTGGATATTCTTCTTCTGGCGTGTGTTCAGCCAACTTAACGATTGAGCTAATCTTTGCGCCATGACGGCGTACAGAGCGGTAATCAAAACCTTCTTGCTCCATGTGCTTAGGATCTTTCATCGCGAATCGCGCCACTGCCCATAAATCTTGTTCTTTGAAAACAAAGTTCAACGCTAAATCACGCTTAATCGCTTCTTTTAAACGCCAAGTGGCTAACGGTCTCAAAATCGCTAGCTGTTGAGGTTTAAGCTGCCACGCACCTTTAATATCAAGGTAGGCAGTGTCTGGGTTTACTTTACGGATGCGCTTGGCAACTTGTAAGTCAGACTCTTGTTGAGCCGCTTCCCACCAGCCAGCTTCCATCACTTTTTCTAGAAGCTTATTGTACATTGGCATTAAGTAATGCACGTCTGCCGCTGCGTAATCCAATTGCTTTTGAGAAAGCGGACGCGCCAGCCAGTCTGTGCGAGATTCACTCTTATCGAGATCAACACCGACAAACTCTGAAACCAGAGCTGCAAAGCCCGTTGATAAACCATGACCTAAGAAAGCCGCCATGATCTGCGTATCAACCATTGGGGTTGGTGTACAACCAAATGCATTTTGGAACACTTCCAAATCTTCACCACAAGCATGCAGCACTTTCAGAACAGAAGCGTCTTTCAACAATCCAACAAATGGTGTCATTTCACCAAGAGCAATAGGGTCAATCAGTGACAGCGTTTCACCATCAAATAACTGAATCAAGCCTAATTGAGGGTAATAGGTTCTTGTACGAACAAACTCCGTATCAAGCATAACGACATCGGCTTGACGTGCTTGTTGGCAAACTCGCTCAAGGTCTTTCAATTGGGTAATGATTTGATAATCCACAAAAACTCTCACAGGTTTCTATTTGATCGCCGGACACAAAAATGCCGACATTAACTGTCGGCATTCTAACACCATTTTTCAGCGCTCGCTTAGATTAAGCGCCTCAGTGGTTATGGTGCAGTACTTTCTCGTAAACGGACTAATTATTCGCTAGCGCGTTTCGCAAGTTCTGCATCGTTCTCTTCACGCAGTACGCGGCGTAAGATCTTACCTACGTTAGTCTTTGGCAGGTCTTCTCTGAACTCGACCAATTTAGGGATCTTGTAACCCGTTAGGTGTTCACGACAGTGCGCGATAATATCTTCTTTGGTCAGGCTAGGGTCACGCTTAACAACGTAGATCTTAACCAGCTCACCGGACACTTCGTGAGGTTGACCGATAGCTGCCACTTCCAGCACTTTGCCATGCAGAGCCACGACGTCTTCAATCTCATTCGGGTAAACGTTAAAGCCAGACACCAGAATCATGTCTTTCTTACGGTCAACAATGTGCAGCAAACCTTCGTCATCGAACTTAACGATGTCACCCGTAGACAACCAACCGTCTTGGTCGATGACTTCTTTGGTCGCTTCTGGGCGCTGCCAGTAGCCTTGCATCACTTGAGGGCCACGAACCTGCAACTCACCTACTTGGTCATTGGCTACAACTTTACTTTCATCATCAACAATACGTACTTCTGTCGACGGTACTGGTAGGCCAATTGCACCGGTGTAATCTTTTAGGTCATATGGATTACCAGTAACTAGCGGAGCACATTCGGTTAAACCATAACCTTCCAGCAAGTGAATACCTGTCACTTTCTTCCATTTCTCAGCAACAGAGCGCTGAACCGCCATGCCACCACCAACAGATAGACGTAGATTACTGAAATCTAACTCGTGGAAATCTTCATTATTTACTAGTGCATTGAACAGTGTATTGACACCTGTGATTGCGGTAAATGGAACCTTTTGCAGCTCTTTGATGAATCCAGGAATATCACGAGGGTTAGTGACCAAAAGATTGCGACCACCCATCTCAACAAACAGCAAGCAGTTCACGGTAAGAGCAAACACATGGTAAAGCGGAAGTGCCGTTACGACCAACTCACGACCTTCTTGCAATACAGGGCCGTATGCGCCTTTTGCTTGAAGTACGTTCGCGATCATATTGCGGTGCGTTAAAATGGCGCCCTTTGCTACGCCAGTTGTACCACCTGTGTACTGAAGGAATGCAATGTCATCGCCAGCCATGAAAGGCTTCACATACTGAAGACGGCGACCTTTATGTAGTGCTTTTCTAAAGGAGATAGCCCCCGGTAGATCGTACTTAGGCACCATGCCTTTTACGTATTTCACTACGAAGTCGACAATCGTACCTTTCGCGCGTGGCAACATTTGCCCTAAACTGGTGAGTACAACGTGTTTAACTGGCGTGTTATCAACGACTTTCTCTAGCGTGCTCGCAAAATTTGAAACGATAACAATCGCCTTTGCACCAGAATCGTTCAGTTGATGTTCAAGCTCACGGGGTGTGTACAGTGGATTGACGTTCACAGCAATCATACCAGCACGCAGTACACCAAAAAGTGCAATTGGGTATTGCAACAGATTAGGCATCATCAATGCAACACGATCGCCTTTCTTCAGTTTTAGATCATTCTGTAAATAAGCGGCAAAAGCACGGCTGCGCTCTTCAAGCTTACGGAATGTCATTATCGATCCCATGTTTTCGAATGCAGGTTGGTCCGCGAACTTTTGTACCGACTGTTCAAACATTTCTACAAGAGATTGGTACTGATCTGGGTTGATCGTCTCTGGTACGCCACTTGGATAACGTGAAAGCCAAGGTTTATCCACGATGTTACTCCTCGTTTATCAGCTGACGACTGCTCGCCGCTATTTATCATAGCAGTATTACAGCACAGCTTTAGAGCATGAGCACTAAAAGGCTCAAACACTTGTTTAAATTTTGTTAACTACACCAAGAATTAGTTCTGAAACTAGCTCTGGGCTCTCTAAATGACAATGATGTCCGCCAGGAATCGTCTCTACATTCAGAGAATTATGGGCTGATTTGTAGCGATTGTGCCGCAAATGTCGAAATCCATCATTCCCTAAAATTATTAATTGAGGGCATTCAATAGCCGCCATAATCGCTTCGGTATGCGCCTGTGACATACGATACAACGAGTCACATTTAAGCTTTGGGTCGCATCGCCATTGCCAGGCGTTTTCTAGTTCAGCAGTACCTTGATTAACAATTCCTCGCTCAACAATAGGAGCGATTAATTCAGCATTGATTTGATTGGCGTGAGCTCTCAGTTTAATAGCGTCCTCAAGGCTTGCTAGAGGACGTGAAGGCTTTCTTCGCTGTCGAAGACGACTGAGTACCCCATCTCTCAAGCGAGCGACCGTTTCTTGGGGAGCTTCTGAAAGAGGTCCGTGACCTTCAATTTGAATTAATCCTGACACCTTTTCAGGAAAGGCGGCACTATAGCAACTTGCGATCAATGCACCAAGTGAATGTCCTACTAACACCAGTCTGTTTGGCGATAATTTCATCGCCAACTGGTGCAAATCATCGATATAGTCGTGAAACGGATAATAACTGCCCGTCTTATGCGACGAAAAGCCATGACCAAAGAGATCAATCGCAACTAGGTGTAAGTGTTGTGCTCGCTTTTCTAACGTATCTATCACTGAGTTAAAGCTTGCAGAATTATCCAGCCAACCATGAATAAAAACGACCGTCATTGCGGTCGTTTGGGGGTTGCCAATCTGTTGTGTAGCAAGCGTCCCGCTCGCAAGGGAATATGACTTTTCAATCATTGATTGTATGTTGTCCCTATGGTTGAGTTTGTCGAATGAAGACTCGACTATTCCACATCTTGAATCACACGCCCGTGCTGAGGCATGGTCTGAAAGCTACGGCAATGTATACTGCGACAAGAATAATACGTTGGCGCAAAGTCGTTGATCACGACTCGCTCTGTGATTTTCCACAGTCGTTGGTTATATACATTCATCACTGGAAAGGTGTAAGGGTAATCACCAATAATACCATCTTCCGTGCCATTTGATGTTCCCACTAAGGTCACTAAACGGCCTTCCGCAAAACTCAATGGCTCAACATAACCATCGATGTAAGCAACAAAACGTCCTTTCGGCTCAGCATCAATATCAGGCTTACCGCTACTAGAGATCGGCATATTAACCACTTCAACTCGAGTCTTGTCTTGTAGGTTAGTTACTTTAGCAATCACACCACCTAAACGAACATCACCGGCGTCTGGTACTGTGTTAATCCACTCTTGGTAATCGGTCACCACTTGTTCGGAGTTTGCATTCAGTTCTTCAGGTAGGGATGAGCACCCCATCACCATCAAAGAGAAAGCAACAAGGAAAAATAAGCGAGGGTTAGACATGAGAGAAAACATAATGCTGGTCCTTAGAACAGGAGAAATGAAAGCACAAAGCTATATATAAATGTCGACCCCAATAAGCTTCGCAAGTTCCTCTTTTTTAGCTTGATTCATCACATCCATATACTCCTCCATCGCACGACGTCCACGCCCTTCTGGAAGATCATATTGAACCTGAGCTTTGTGAATCTCAGATTCTTTGACTTGGCGAATGGAATGCGAGACAGCATTCGCAACCTTAGTTGGCTGACCAACGGAGGTTT
The Vibrio kanaloae genome window above contains:
- the fadD gene encoding long-chain-fatty-acid--CoA ligase FadD — protein: MDKPWLSRYPSGVPETINPDQYQSLVEMFEQSVQKFADQPAFENMGSIMTFRKLEERSRAFAAYLQNDLKLKKGDRVALMMPNLLQYPIALFGVLRAGMIAVNVNPLYTPRELEHQLNDSGAKAIVIVSNFASTLEKVVDNTPVKHVVLTSLGQMLPRAKGTIVDFVVKYVKGMVPKYDLPGAISFRKALHKGRRLQYVKPFMAGDDIAFLQYTGGTTGVAKGAILTHRNMIANVLQAKGAYGPVLQEGRELVVTALPLYHVFALTVNCLLFVEMGGRNLLVTNPRDIPGFIKELQKVPFTAITGVNTLFNALVNNEDFHELDFSNLRLSVGGGMAVQRSVAEKWKKVTGIHLLEGYGLTECAPLVTGNPYDLKDYTGAIGLPVPSTEVRIVDDESKVVANDQVGELQVRGPQVMQGYWQRPEATKEVIDQDGWLSTGDIVKFDDEGLLHIVDRKKDMILVSGFNVYPNEIEDVVALHGKVLEVAAIGQPHEVSGELVKIYVVKRDPSLTKEDIIAHCREHLTGYKIPKLVEFREDLPKTNVGKILRRVLREENDAELAKRASE
- a CDS encoding alpha/beta fold hydrolase, which produces MIEKSYSLASGTLATQQIGNPQTTAMTVVFIHGWLDNSASFNSVIDTLEKRAQHLHLVAIDLFGHGFSSHKTGSYYPFHDYIDDLHQLAMKLSPNRLVLVGHSLGALIASCYSAAFPEKVSGLIQIEGHGPLSEAPQETVARLRDGVLSRLRQRRKPSRPLASLEDAIKLRAHANQINAELIAPIVERGIVNQGTAELENAWQWRCDPKLKCDSLYRMSQAHTEAIMAAIECPQLIILGNDGFRHLRHNRYKSAHNSLNVETIPGGHHCHLESPELVSELILGVVNKI
- a CDS encoding Slp family lipoprotein, with amino-acid sequence MFSLMSNPRLFFLVAFSLMVMGCSSLPEELNANSEQVVTDYQEWINTVPDAGDVRLGGVIAKVTNLQDKTRVEVVNMPISSSGKPDIDAEPKGRFVAYIDGYVEPLSFAEGRLVTLVGTSNGTEDGIIGDYPYTFPVMNVYNQRLWKITERVVINDFAPTYYSCRSIHCRSFQTMPQHGRVIQDVE
- the rnd gene encoding ribonuclease D, which gives rise to MDYQIITQLKDLERVCQQARQADVVMLDTEFVRTRTYYPQLGLIQLFDGETLSLIDPIALGEMTPFVGLLKDASVLKVLHACGEDLEVFQNAFGCTPTPMVDTQIMAAFLGHGLSTGFAALVSEFVGVDLDKSESRTDWLARPLSQKQLDYAAADVHYLMPMYNKLLEKVMEAGWWEAAQQESDLQVAKRIRKVNPDTAYLDIKGAWQLKPQQLAILRPLATWRLKEAIKRDLALNFVFKEQDLWAVARFAMKDPKHMEQEGFDYRSVRRHGAKISSIVKLAEHTPEEEYPAPVERLMDYPGYKQIFKVLKDEVKTASQHSGLATEFLASKKQLNQVLSWVWKHDRNPEKLPDVMQGWRLEVVGEKLSKAIK